The following is a genomic window from Clostridium fungisolvens.
GTACATTGGCAGCCTTACAGTGATTTATTGCTTCAACTGTTTGTGGCATTATACCATCATCAGCAGCTACTACAAGGATAACTATATCAGTAATTTGAGCACCACGTGCTCTCATCGCTGTAAAAGCCTCATGTCCTGGAGTATCTAAGAATGTTATCTTTTGATCGTTAACATTAACAGTATAAGCACCTATGTGCTGAGTTATACCTCCAGCTTCTGATTCAGTTACCTTTGCTTTTCTTATAGCATCAAGTAAAGAGGTCTTACCATGGTCAACGTGACCCATTACTGTTATAATTGGAGGTCTGCTTTCAAGGTTTTCACCATCTTCAGTTTCCTCTTCAAATATTTCTAAAGTAGCTTCTTCTGCTTTCTTTAAAACTGAAACTCCATACTTTTCTGCAACTTTTTCAGCTGTAGCAAAGTCTATTTCTTGGTTTATAGCAGCCATAACACCAGTGAAGATTAAAGTTTTTATTACATCAGCACCAGGTTTATTTAACTTTTCAGCTAATTCCTTAACTGTTATTGTATCGCTGATTTCAATAGTACCACCGTCTAATACAGTGCTATCTTCATCATTAACTTCTTCATCATCTGATTTCTTTTTCTTTCTCTTTTTAGCAACATTATTAACTTCTTCAGCTACCATTTCCTCATATTCATCTACGATAGTTTTAGAAACTTCCTCATCATCATCATCTGAACCTGCTGGAATTATAGTGTGGTCACTACCTGCTAGCAGTTCTTTAATAAGTTCTGCATCTTCGTCTTCTATAACACTCATATGATTCTTAACTTCTATGCTAAATTCATCCATAAGCAAAGTGATAAGATCCTTACTTGCTACATTTAATTCTTTTGCTAATTCATATACTCTAATTTTTGACATAGATTCACCCCCGACAAAATTCGTTGGATTTATCAAATATTCTCCTGAATCTGAATTAATTTCTTAGCCATATTTTCTTCTGTAACAGCTAAAACATTAATTTCACTTCTTCCTAAGCTAAGTCCTAAGTCTTCTTTAGAGAAAACATCAATGGTAGGGATATTTTTTTCTATGCAATATCGCATAAACATATCCTTACTTTTAGGTGAAAGCTCAGTTGAGAATATAAACAAATAAATCTTTTTCTTCTTTAATATTTCTTCACATCTATTGTAACCTTCAATTAAGTTCCCGGATTTTTTTACTAGTCCTAAAAATTGAAGAAACTTATTAACCATTTACAATTTCATCCTTTAAGTTATTATAAATATTCTCATCGATTGTTGTTTCAAGATTTTTATTAAGTCTTTTTGCTTTAAATGCTTTATCTAAGCATTCAACACTTTTACAGATATAAGCTCCTCTACCGGACTTTTTACCTGTCAAATCAACTGATACAACGCCCTCAGGACTTTTAACAATCCTTATGAGTTCTTTTTTTGGTTTCATTTCCATGCAACCTGTGCACATTCTCATTGGAATTTTTTTTGGTTTCATTGTAGCACCTCCAAGCTTCAGAACTATTCAGTCTGAGACTTGCTTTTAATATCAATCTTCCAGCCAGTAAGCTTAGCAGCTAATCTTACATTTTGGCCTTCCTTACCTATAGCAAGTGATAATTGATTGTCATCTACAACTACCTTAGCAGATTTATTATCTTCATCAATTGCAACATCTAAAACTTTAGCTGGACTTAAAGCATTAGCTATATATTCTTCAGGTAACTTACTCCATTTAATGATATCAATTTTTTCATTTTTTAACTCATTAACTATGTTTTGAACTCTTGACCCCTTTGGTCCAACACAAGCTCCCATAGGATCAACAGATTCATCAGTTGTATTTACTGCAATCTTAGTTCTTGAACCTGCTTCTCTTGCAATACTCTTAATTTCTACTACACCTTCAAAAATTTCAGGAACTTCTAACTCAAAAAGTCTTTTTACAAGTCCTGGATGAGTTCTTGAAACTAAAACTTGAGCACCTTTTGAAGTGTTTTTTACTTCTACAATGTAAAGTTTTAACTTTTCATTAAAATTATATTCCTCACCAGCCATTTGCTCATTAGGTCCTAGAATTGCTTCTATTCTTCCTAAATCAACAAAAACATTGCCTTTATCTTTTCTAATTATTGTTCCAGTGATTATATCAAATTCTTTTTGAATGAATTCATTATAGATAATATTTCTTTCTGCTTCCTTAATTCTTTGGATTACTACTTGTTTTGCAAGTTGCGCTGCTACCCTTCCAAAGTTTCTTGGAGTTACTTCTATTTCAACAACATCATCTATTTCATATCTAGGATCAATCTCTTTTGCCTCATCAATTGATATTTCTGACACTTCGTCATAAACAAAATCAACAATTGATTTTTGTGCATAAACATGGATTTCACCAGTTTCCCTGTTCATACTTACTCTTACATTCTGCGCTGCAGTAGTAGAATTTGCATAATTCTTCTTATATGCAGCTACAAGAGCATCTTCTAAAGTTGTAAAAATAAGATCTTCACTTATCCCCTTTTCTTTTACAATCTCTTTCAATGCACCTATAAATTCTTCATTCATTTTTTTAACCCTCCTTACTAAATCTCCCCTTCGATGTTTACAGACTTTATTTTATCTTTAGGAACAGTAAATTTCTCACTGTTTTCTGCGATAACTAATGTATCATCTGTTACTTCTTCAAGTATACCTTTAACATTTTTTTTACCATCAACATTTTTAGTGAACTTTACAAAAACCTCCGAGCCAACAAATCTTTTATAGTGCTCTTCAGTAAATAACTGTCTATTAAGTCCAGGCGAAGAAACTTCTAAATAATATGGATCTGTTATAGGATCCTTTTCATCTAGAATATCACTTATTCTCCTACTTACTTTCTCACAGTCAGCTAGAGATATACCTTCTGGCTTATCGATATATATCCTTAAGTAGTATTCATTGTTTTCCTTTACAAACTCAACGTAATAAAGTTCATATCCAAGTTCATCTACAACAGGCTTGCAAAGGTTATTTAAATTTTCTAAAAGTGCATCTTTTTTCATATCTATCCTCCTTTAAACACCTAGCAATTTTTATTAGTATTCCCAGATAATAAATCTATATTGATTATTATGCAAAAACGCAACTTTCAACAAGTTGCGTTTACAAATAGAAAGAGCGGACTTTTATGCCCACTCTTATCTTGCTCTATTGTAAATAATCTACTAGTGTAATCATAACATAGTAATTATTGGATTACAAGTACTAATTTATATTAGCATAAATGAATATTCTGATTTATTACTTTATTCACCAAAAAAATTATTATTAGCTAATGATTTAATTGATTACTTATCTTCTTTAAGTTTTTAAATTCCATAAAAATTTTATATTTTCCTTACAGTAAAAAAAGCGACTAAGTCGCTTTTAAAAATTTTCAATTTCTTTAATTAATTCATTAACTAGATCTTTTTCATCAACTTTTCTAACTATTTCACCTTTTTTGAATATTAAGCCCTCACCATTTCCTCCAGCTATTCCAATATCGGCTTCTCTAGCTTCACCAGGGCCATTAACAACACATCCCATTATAGCTACTTTTATATTTTTCTTGCAAGATGCTAGCTTACTCTCTACTTGCTCTGCTATATTTATCAAATCAATTTTTGTTCTTCCGCATGTCGGACAAGATATAAATTGTATTCCTGATTTAACATATCCGAAAGTTTTAAGTATTTCACGTCCAACTTTAATTTCTTCAACAGGGTCTCCTGTCAAAGATACTCTGATGGTATCACCAATTCCTTCAGAAAGCAATGTGCCGATACCTATGCTTGACTTAATAGTGCCTCTCCATAATGTTCCGGCTTCAGTAACACCTAGGTGAAGAGGATAATTGACATTCTGAGACATAAGCCTATAGCTGTCAATCATCTTTAATACATCTGCCGATTTTATTGATATTACTATATCATTAAAATTCATATCTTCCAGTATTCTTACATGTCCAAGAGCGCTTTCTACTAGAGCCTCAGGAGTTGGACTTCCGTATTTTTTCAGCAATTCTTTTTCAAGTGATCCCGAATTAACTCCAATTCTTATAGGAATCTCTCTTGACTTTGCAGCTTCAGCCACAAGTCTAACTCTATCAGCGCTTCCTATATTTCCAGGATTTATTCTAAGTGCCGATACTCCATTTTTTATAGCTTCTAGTGCTAATCTATAATCAAAATGAATATCAGCTACTAATGGAATATTGATACCTTTTACTATATCATTAATAGCTGCTGCAGCTTCCATATCTGGTACTGCACACCTAACTATATCACAACCAGCCTCTTCAAGTCTTTTTATCTGTTCTATAGTACTTTTAACATCTCTAGTATCTGTGTTAGTCATAGACTGCACTGATACGGGTGAATCTCCACCTAAAAATACACTTCCAACTCTAACTTTTTTTGTTTGCTTTCTGTCCATAAAACCATCTCCTACAAATTAACTGGGAACAATATATCCTTAACTGTTACTAAAAGCATCAACAGCATAAGTAGTGAAAATCCCACAAAGTTTAATGCACCTACAACTTTATCAGGAACTTTCTTTCTTGTTATCAGTTCAAATAATAACATAATAATCCATCCTCCATCAAGTGCAGGAAATGGCAATAGATTAAATACTGCTAGCTGAACACTTAAGTATGCTGTAAACCATACTAAAGTTATTATACCACTTTTAGCTGCAGTTCCTGTCATTTTAACTATAGTAACAGGTCCACCAACATCAGTTTTTAAGTTAGCTTTTCCAGTGAAAATTGTCTTTAAAGCAGAAAATGTTTGCTTAACCCATGAAGCTGTTCCCTTGAAGCTATACTTAACACTTTGAAATACAGAAGGGTTCTCAACAAAATCATTAGTTATACCTATCATTAATATTCCATCACTATTTTTAGTTGGTACTATACTAAAATTTTTAGTTTCGCTTCCTCTTTTTAACTGAACATCTACGGCATTACCCTTTGACATGGCTATCTCGTAGGTTAAATCATCTTTAGTCAGCACTGTTGAATTATTCACTTTAGTTATTTGGTCACCTTGCATCAATCCTGCTTTAGCTGCTGGAGAGTCTTTCACAACATCCTTTACAACAGGTATTGCATATCCATTGTGAAATGTAAAAATACTAAATAAAACTATTGCTAGAACATAATTCATAAAAGCACCAGCAAATATTATTGATATTCTTTGAAGTGGTGATTTAGATAAAAACCCTCTATTATCACTAGTTGTTTCTTCTTCACCGTACATCTTAACATAGCCACCTATAGGTAGAGCCTTAATCATATATTCTGTTTCTTTCCCCTTAATACTGAAGAGTTTAGGTCCCATCCCTATAGAAAATTCATCTACCTTTACCCCATTGAGCTTTGCTAAAGTAAAGTGTCCAAGTTCGTGAATTAATATTAATAAACTAAATGCAATAACTGCAAAAACTATATACACAGCAGTTCCTCCTATTCATACTTTTTAAATACATAATCTCTTACTTCTTTATCAATAGACTTTACATTTTCTAAGGTTACTTCTTTGTTGTAGTCGAACTTATTCATACATTCTTCAACAACATCTCCTATTTGTAAAAATTCAATTCTATTGTTCAAAAATAAACTTACACATGCCTCATTTGCAGCATTAAGTATACAAGGCATAAGTTTTCCAAGCTTTCCAGCTTTAAATGCAAGATCAAGGCATTTAAAGGTTTGCAAATCTGGAGTTTCAAATGTTAAAGTGCGCAAAGTTTTAAAATCTAACGTTCCTCCAATATTACTTTTCCTACTCGGATAATTTAATGCATATTGGATAGGTAACTTCATGTCTGGAGTTCCAAGTTGCGCAATTACGGCTCCATCTTCATATTGAACCATAGAGTGGATAACTGATTGAGGATGTACAACTACCTCTATCTTGTCATAATCACAATTAAAAAGCCAATGCGCCTCGATTACTTCCAGACCTTTATTCATAAGCGTAGAAGAATCAATTGTTATCTTTGGTCCCATTGACCAATTAGGATGTTTTAATGCATCTTCTAAAGTAACAGCACTTAAATCATCTATTTTTTTTCCTCTGAAAGGCCCACCTGAAGCAGTAAGTAATATTTTATCTATTTTGTTCATTTTATTTCCTTGAAGACTTTGAAAGATTGCACTATGTTCTGAGTCTACAGGAAGTATAGTAACATTGTTCTTTTTCGCTTCTGACATAACTAATTCACCAGCAACCACTAAGGTCTCTTTGTTTGCTAACGCTATAGTTTTCCCAGCCCAAATGGCATTCAAAGTTGGTTCTAATCCTACCATACCAACAACAGAAGTAACAACAATGTCCACTTCTCTACGGGTTGCAACTTTATTCAAGCCCTCGATACCAAAGTTTACTTCTATATCATACCCTTTTTTAGTACAATAATCCAAAATTATGTTATAAGCTTCGAAATCTGTCATAGCTACTGTTTTAGGCAAAAATTCATCTATTATATTCATAATACTCTGAGTACTTCTGTGTGCACTTATCCCTATTAAGTTAAAATCATCTTTATGAAATCTTAATACATCTAAAGTTTGTGTTCCTATAGAACCAGTTGCCCCTAATATTGCTATATTTTTCATGTAAAATCCTCCTGAGTTGAACTGATTATTATATTTTTAGCTAGAAGTATATATAGTGGTCCTGATATGATACCTATTATTCCAAATAGGTTAATTCCTATATATATTGAGATAAGAGCAAGTATAGGATGAATATCTAGCTTATCTCCAATAAATTTAGTTTCAAGAATTTCTCTATTTATTTGAATTAGAATGTATAATACCACCAATCCAAAGGCTATGAAATACTCCTTTAATACAATATTGTATATTATTAGTGGAATAAATACAATAATTGTTCCTACATAAGGAAGTACATCAAGCATTCCACATATAATTGCTAACAAAAATGGTTCTGGCACTTTGAAAAAAATAAAACCAATTAATGTTTCTATAGTACTAATTAATGCAAGCATTATTTCAATAGCAGCTAGCTTTTTTAATTTTAAAATAGACTTACCTATATTATTAATTACTGAGGTTGGCAAAAATGAATAAAAAGCTTTCTTTAATACAACCTCATCTACCATCAAAAAGTAAACACAAATGTTAGCAATAACATAAGATACAATACTTTCAGATGTATATGCAGCACCTTTTCTTATAATTGAACTGTCAATCAGGTTGCTTCCCTTATTTAATATATCACCACTACCGCTTACTGTAATTAAATTAATAAAATCACCATAAAAGGATCGTAGCTTGTCTATATTTAAAACAATATATTTTTGAAAAAGCAGAATTATATTGTTACTTAAATAAAATATCATAATAAACAAAAGCAAATTTAATACAATTATACTAAAAGCTGCCGATAATTTAAATGATTTTGTAACTTTCGAAAAAAATTTTTGTGAAGGTTTTGCGAGTAGATATAAAACAACAATATATAAAAATGGATTAAAATAGTTTTTAACTATATATGACACTAGTAAAATTATAATCAATAAAATTAGTAACTGAATTAACTTAGCGTATTCTTTTAACATTTTCATTCCTTTCTAAAGCGGTTATTCTTCATTTAAGATATTCACAGTCCTATTAATATAAGTACTTTAGTTAAGTATATTAATAAGAATATAAGTATATTAATAAAAAATAAAAAAACTCACAGTGCATTTCTGCATTATGAGTTATAGTATATATAGATGGACACTTTATAATCAAATTTATATTTTCAAATTAAAGTGTTTCATCTTTATTAAAATTCAGTTGATTTTACATAATATAATTTATATAGATAATACAAGGTGAAGATACATATATATTATAGTTGAAGCGAATAATATACTATCAAATCTATCAAGTATTCCACCGTGACCTGGTATAAGATTGCTATAATCTTTTATACCTACATATCTTTTTATAGAAGATGCTATTAAATCTCCAAATTGGCAGAACACTCCACATAATAACCCTATTATTATATAATGATAAAAAGGTATGTTATGTATAAAAGAGTTTATGTAGTATCCATAAACTGATAAAGCTAAAGTGCTACCAAATAATCCACCGATAGAACCAGCAATGGTTTTCTTAGGACTTACTTTAGGGCAAAGCTTTCTTTTTCCTAAATATTTTCCAGTATAATAAGCTACTGTATCACAAAGCCATGATGCTAAGAATATTAACCATACTAAAAACTTACCATTAGGCATAGCATTTATCAGGTAAATAAAACTGAAAAAGACGCCTACATATAGAAATCCTAGAATAGTTAATGAAACATCTATAAAAGTATATTTCGTATTAATAACCGGTATACAAAATAAAATAATTAGTGCTATTATCAGCAGATACACTAGCTTTTCTATATCTGCGTTTATAAGGTAATAGCAAATTAGAAGACCGTATCCAACTGGCCATATTGGATTAAAATCTTTAACTTTCATTGTTTTATAAAATTCATACATACCAATCATTGAAATTAAGATCGTGAAGTACTTCAAATATACTCCACCAAGAAATATAAAAATTAATATTGGGGCAATTATCAATGCACCTAGATATCTGTTATTCGATTTCATAATATCACCTCAGTTATTTTATGCCGCCAAATCTTCTATCTCTATTCTGATAATCGTAAATAGCTTTATGAAGATCTGACTCTGAAAAATCAGGCCAATTTATATTGGAATACCAAAACTCAGAATAAGCACATTGCCAAAGCAAAAAGTTACTTAATCTTTGTTCTCCACTTGGTCTAATAATTAAATCTGGATCTGGCATACCTTTGGTATACATATGAGATGAAATTACTTCTTCATCAATGTCTTCAATTTTTAGTTTTCCATCTTTTATATCCTGTGCTATTTTTTTTACTCCATCTATTATTTCAGACCTACCACCATAATTCAAGGCAAGATTCATAACTATACCTGTATTATCTTTTGTTCTTTCGTATGCACTTATAAGTTCCCTACTGCACCTTTCAGGTAACTTAGAAATATCACCTATATGATTGATAACTACGTTGCTTTTATTAAGTTCGTCAAATTCTTTCTTTAAGTATTCAACTAATAAATCCATCAAAGCAC
Proteins encoded in this region:
- the ispG gene encoding flavodoxin-dependent (E)-4-hydroxy-3-methylbut-2-enyl-diphosphate synthase, yielding MDRKQTKKVRVGSVFLGGDSPVSVQSMTNTDTRDVKSTIEQIKRLEEAGCDIVRCAVPDMEAAAAINDIVKGINIPLVADIHFDYRLALEAIKNGVSALRINPGNIGSADRVRLVAEAAKSREIPIRIGVNSGSLEKELLKKYGSPTPEALVESALGHVRILEDMNFNDIVISIKSADVLKMIDSYRLMSQNVNYPLHLGVTEAGTLWRGTIKSSIGIGTLLSEGIGDTIRVSLTGDPVEEIKVGREILKTFGYVKSGIQFISCPTCGRTKIDLINIAEQVESKLASCKKNIKVAIMGCVVNGPGEAREADIGIAGGNGEGLIFKKGEIVRKVDEKDLVNELIKEIENF
- a CDS encoding ribosomal L7Ae/L30e/S12e/Gadd45 family protein; this encodes MVNKFLQFLGLVKKSGNLIEGYNRCEEILKKKKIYLFIFSTELSPKSKDMFMRYCIEKNIPTIDVFSKEDLGLSLGRSEINVLAVTEENMAKKLIQIQENI
- a CDS encoding AI-2E family transporter, whose amino-acid sequence is MLKEYAKLIQLLILLIIILLVSYIVKNYFNPFLYIVVLYLLAKPSQKFFSKVTKSFKLSAAFSIIVLNLLLFIMIFYLSNNIILLFQKYIVLNIDKLRSFYGDFINLITVSGSGDILNKGSNLIDSSIIRKGAAYTSESIVSYVIANICVYFLMVDEVVLKKAFYSFLPTSVINNIGKSILKLKKLAAIEIMLALISTIETLIGFIFFKVPEPFLLAIICGMLDVLPYVGTIIVFIPLIIYNIVLKEYFIAFGLVVLYILIQINREILETKFIGDKLDIHPILALISIYIGINLFGIIGIISGPLYILLAKNIIISSTQEDFT
- the dxr gene encoding 1-deoxy-D-xylulose-5-phosphate reductoisomerase produces the protein MKNIAILGATGSIGTQTLDVLRFHKDDFNLIGISAHRSTQSIMNIIDEFLPKTVAMTDFEAYNIILDYCTKKGYDIEVNFGIEGLNKVATRREVDIVVTSVVGMVGLEPTLNAIWAGKTIALANKETLVVAGELVMSEAKKNNVTILPVDSEHSAIFQSLQGNKMNKIDKILLTASGGPFRGKKIDDLSAVTLEDALKHPNWSMGPKITIDSSTLMNKGLEVIEAHWLFNCDYDKIEVVVHPQSVIHSMVQYEDGAVIAQLGTPDMKLPIQYALNYPSRKSNIGGTLDFKTLRTLTFETPDLQTFKCLDLAFKAGKLGKLMPCILNAANEACVSLFLNNRIEFLQIGDVVEECMNKFDYNKEVTLENVKSIDKEVRDYVFKKYE
- the rseP gene encoding RIP metalloprotease RseP; translated protein: MYIVFAVIAFSLLILIHELGHFTLAKLNGVKVDEFSIGMGPKLFSIKGKETEYMIKALPIGGYVKMYGEEETTSDNRGFLSKSPLQRISIIFAGAFMNYVLAIVLFSIFTFHNGYAIPVVKDVVKDSPAAKAGLMQGDQITKVNNSTVLTKDDLTYEIAMSKGNAVDVQLKRGSETKNFSIVPTKNSDGILMIGITNDFVENPSVFQSVKYSFKGTASWVKQTFSALKTIFTGKANLKTDVGGPVTIVKMTGTAAKSGIITLVWFTAYLSVQLAVFNLLPFPALDGGWIIMLLFELITRKKVPDKVVGALNFVGFSLLMLLMLLVTVKDILFPVNL
- the nusA gene encoding transcription termination factor NusA translates to MNEEFIGALKEIVKEKGISEDLIFTTLEDALVAAYKKNYANSTTAAQNVRVSMNRETGEIHVYAQKSIVDFVYDEVSEISIDEAKEIDPRYEIDDVVEIEVTPRNFGRVAAQLAKQVVIQRIKEAERNIIYNEFIQKEFDIITGTIIRKDKGNVFVDLGRIEAILGPNEQMAGEEYNFNEKLKLYIVEVKNTSKGAQVLVSRTHPGLVKRLFELEVPEIFEGVVEIKSIAREAGSRTKIAVNTTDESVDPMGACVGPKGSRVQNIVNELKNEKIDIIKWSKLPEEYIANALSPAKVLDVAIDEDNKSAKVVVDDNQLSLAIGKEGQNVRLAAKLTGWKIDIKSKSQTE
- the rimP gene encoding ribosome maturation factor RimP codes for the protein MKKDALLENLNNLCKPVVDELGYELYYVEFVKENNEYYLRIYIDKPEGISLADCEKVSRRISDILDEKDPITDPYYLEVSSPGLNRQLFTEEHYKRFVGSEVFVKFTKNVDGKKNVKGILEEVTDDTLVIAENSEKFTVPKDKIKSVNIEGEI
- a CDS encoding isoprenyl transferase, which produces MFDFLKKRSTISDDVSIDLNYDNIPKHIAIIMDGNGRWAKQRNLPRTIGHKAGVETIRRIIKECDKLGVKYITLYAFSTENWKRPKDEVSALMDLLVEYLKKEFDELNKSNVVINHIGDISKLPERCSRELISAYERTKDNTGIVMNLALNYGGRSEIIDGVKKIAQDIKDGKLKIEDIDEEVISSHMYTKGMPDPDLIIRPSGEQRLSNFLLWQCAYSEFWYSNINWPDFSESDLHKAIYDYQNRDRRFGGIK
- the rnpM gene encoding RNase P modulator RnpM; the encoded protein is MKPKKIPMRMCTGCMEMKPKKELIRIVKSPEGVVSVDLTGKKSGRGAYICKSVECLDKAFKAKRLNKNLETTIDENIYNNLKDEIVNG
- a CDS encoding phosphatidate cytidylyltransferase, which produces MKSNNRYLGALIIAPILIFIFLGGVYLKYFTILISMIGMYEFYKTMKVKDFNPIWPVGYGLLICYYLINADIEKLVYLLIIALIILFCIPVINTKYTFIDVSLTILGFLYVGVFFSFIYLINAMPNGKFLVWLIFLASWLCDTVAYYTGKYLGKRKLCPKVSPKKTIAGSIGGLFGSTLALSVYGYYINSFIHNIPFYHYIIIGLLCGVFCQFGDLIASSIKRYVGIKDYSNLIPGHGGILDRFDSILFASTIIYMYLHLVLSI